The following are from one region of the Biomphalaria glabrata chromosome 4, xgBioGlab47.1, whole genome shotgun sequence genome:
- the LOC106051982 gene encoding stimulated by retinoic acid gene 6 protein-like — MDLDNFNIYIINLWMLLVVAPVILLLSFIEKRKNRRDICHGRPALVIPFSFLDGYDNRTAYAMAFGTITSTIVSLVTSKNTLGFDMPLWGRAIYVYLQAFVGCLTCFPLFACLSTRYRVVGAVVCILYSAVWLSLNIVDTIQGVQESANTTYWFVSANDSVSQDLNKATAALQGLPIICCYVVLIGYCIYVIQRCFRTKVFLNKQMMTTIKPHQEEHVRWVLRKSKNSTSSNIWGDKTFVQQMHESRKLKLFTSFPFFKYPTRIFAIAFVQLNVIYWMGMLLISGTLQILYTIFHLVLQKTEITSSDKEQVALVSICASVSLLASISNSLTHIFMATRNYRYHMLRLYQGDKTFLPQMDVSSQYLLTSSMIYPGYQVAFMMWGLVLSFGFVLIITLLIAEPIYFFIAFDMIGDVLLSIVQLLSFPVMMLVLFYLQVYLCNRLLLQDKIHESDKQRPLNVNNRKFYELVNYYSLFTNMAVGLFTCLLRIFLSAIFGIFSVDRLDKSVFTRDKENYDNGYRAYVSMLLVDNAHNNPSMRVFAHLLWTQALAARFRASHREVSHDATPLCPNSPHADHISYGAASPTGSETSAESLQNLWTLYDTKGFSVSKLARTRWFLLYTLIHNPQLSKLRKRRLVPSNDSSLINIAEDTTSPAVESNISFT; from the coding sequence ATGGATCTCGATAATTTTAATATCTACATCATCAACTTGTGGATGCTTCTAGTGGTAGCTCCTGTTATTCTACTGCTGTCATtcatagaaaaaagaaaaaacaggcGCGACATTTGCCACGGAAGGCCCGCTCTCGTTATACCGTTTTCCTTCCTGGATGGCTACGACAACAGAACTGCTTATGCAATGGCATTtggcacgattacaagcacgatCGTGTCCCTGGTGACGTCAAAGAACACCCTGGGATTTGACATGCCATTATGGGGACGAGCAATATACGTATACCTGCAAGCTTTCGTGGGATGCCTGACATGCTTCCCTTTGTTTGCGTGTCTTTCTACGCGGTATCGCGTTGTTGGAGCCGTTGTCTGCATCTTGTATTCAGCTGTATGGCTGAGCTTGAATATTGTAGACACTATACAGGGCGTTCAGGAGAGCGCTAACACCACATACTGGTTCGTGAGTGCAAATGATTCTGTTTCTCAAGATTTGAACAAGGCAACCGCAGCTCTCCAGGGCCTTCCAATCATTTGCTGCTATGTCGTGCTGATAGGTTACTGTATCTACGTTATTCAGAGGTGCTTCAGAACTAAAGTTTTCTTAAACAAGCAAATGATGACTACCATAAAGCCACATCAGGAAGAACATGTTCGCTGGGTTTTAAGGAAGTCTAAAAACTCCACATCGTCCAATATCTGGGGAGATAAAACATTTGTACAACAGATGCACGAAAGCAGGAAGTTAAAATTATTTACCAGTTTTCCCTTTTTCAAATATCCCACCCGAATATTTGCAATCGCCTTCGTGCAGCTGAATGTTATCTACTGGATGGGGATGCTCCTGATTTCGGGCACACTGCAAATTTTATACACCATTTTTCACTTAGTGTTGCAGAAGACAGAGATTACCTCCAGTGATAAGGAACAGGTGGCGCTTGTAAGCATATGCGCTTCCGTTTCTCTCTTAGCCTCCATCTCGAACTCATTAACACACATTTTTATGGCTACTAGAAACTATCGGTACCACATGCTGAGACTCTACCAAGGGGACAAAACTTTCCTTCCTCAGATGGATGTATCAAGCCAATATCTCCTGACCAGCAGCATGATATATCCTGGTTACCAGGTAGCTTTCATGATGTGGGGGCTGGTTCTCAGTTTTGGTTTTGTTCTTATCATCACATTATTAATCGCAGAGCCTATTTACTTTTTCATTGCATTCGACATGATTGGAGATGTCCTTTTGAGTATTGTGCAACTTTTGAGCTTTCCTGTTATGATGCTTGTCCTCTTTTACCTTCAAGTCTATCTCTGCAATCGTCTGTTACTTCAAGATAAGATTCACGAGTCTGACAAGCAGAGACCTCTAAATGTCAACAATAGAAAATTTTATGAACTTGTTAACTATTATTCCCTATTTACCAACATGGCAGTCGGGTTGTTCACTTGCCTTTTAAGAATATTTCTGAGTGCAATATTTGGAATATTTTCCGTTGATCGCCTGGATAAAAGTGTTTTCACTAGAGACAAGGAAAATTATGACAACGGCTACAGGGCGTATGTTTCAATGCTATTGGTGGACAACGCACACAACAATCCAAGCATGAGAGTGTTCGCCCATCTATTATGGACACAAGCGCTGGCTGCTCGCTTCAGAGCGAGTCATAGAGAGGTCAGCCATGATGCGACACCGCTTTGTCCTAATAGCCCGCACGCTGATCACATTTCATACGGAGCAGCATCACCCACTGGAAGCGAGACTTCCGCTGAAAGTTTGCAAAACTTATGGACATTGTATGATACAAAAGGGTTTTCTGTTTCTAAACTCGCAAGGACTcgatggtttttgttatatacGCTCATACACAACCCACAGCTTAGCAAGCTTAGGAAACGACGTCTTGTGCCTTCAAATGACAGTAGCCTGATAAACATAGCAGAAGACACTACTAGCCCAGCCGTTGAAAgtaatatttcatttacttGA